A window of Panicum virgatum strain AP13 chromosome 8K, P.virgatum_v5, whole genome shotgun sequence contains these coding sequences:
- the LOC120645604 gene encoding uncharacterized protein LOC120645604, translated as MDITFAPYHIQLKDLTARPAREVLMMQGGTGGSSSNPVSADHDANNVKFIVDSGASVHAAGNRGVFSDITAVLELEGTELRMANGSTLTVEGCGTVRHDNIALHDVMFAPGLDINAASVSKLGEQGYTVEFTRTTCFIRDASTGELVGKGHLVDGLYELDFLEAPRAY; from the exons ATGGATATTACATTTGCGCCATACCACATCCA GCTAAAAGATTTAACTGCTAGACCTGCTAGGGAAGTGCTCATGATGCAAGGCGGCACAGGAGGAAGTAGCAGCAATCCAGTGTCAGCTGATCACGATGCCAACAACGTGAAGTTCATAGTGGACTCTGGCGCTTCGGTTCACGCCGCAGGCAACCGGGGCGTCTTCTCTGACATCACCGCCGTCCTTGAGCTGGAGGGTACGGAGCTTCGCATGGCCAACGGCTCGACTCTGACCGTAGAAGGGTGTGGCACCGTGCGTCATGACAACATCGCGCTGCATGACGTCATGTTTGCCCCCGGTCTGGACATAAACGCCGCCTCTGTGTCGAAGCTCGGCGAACAGGGCTACACCGTGGAGTTCACTCGGACCACGTGCTTCATCCGGGATGCCAGCACCGGCGAACTTGTTGGCAAAGGGCACTTGGTCGACGGGCTGTACGAGCTTGATTTCCTGGAGGCCCCGCGCGCTTACTAA